In Brachypodium distachyon strain Bd21 chromosome 2, Brachypodium_distachyon_v3.0, whole genome shotgun sequence, one genomic interval encodes:
- the LOC100843161 gene encoding receptor-like serine/threonine-protein kinase ALE2 isoform X3: MARETGRRLRGGACCGVVCAVLAAALVVSVLAIRGDHQQSRAPGFSRKVLLSITSDLPDNNLNILHPSQLQAPSFQSLGVTAKLSVPTSTRVEKQHTQYAPSPTSNHKDEAVSPSKQAVLPAMQPSPPPDHFYQSPKRERSPSIQSPGQPVPPSQMVSPTTQTGNHHLQEQVPAASPSLPVQLHVPHPEVAVNTPASAPSLQQPTLSSQPPPSPVSMGSQSTQPAPSPRINGHSAPLHTPPTGQDIFGVPVASPPELRSKKKPPPNEVVPPTPIAPSSSQDKDGISVARPPKNLPSHSSSPPKGAAASSATTLHPANHGKANGIPVAAPSKGRHRHSVPVNTHRMNHGAPVVAPPKGRHHRSFPINNTYVKEPLISPQKSPSFRGRGHGIPVAAPPKEPSSHLPPANHKHHKGSFPVISPAPRRADNASETSHGHSGLDHSPAPAPVVLPPSKGKQGNPAYAPHQPHQYHSPSYSPEPALPHVYPPDSPAFRKPRTVAPVPSHSLPPPPPNSYCTPKYCQDSLTNNPPGTTCLCVLPIKVELRLGIALYTFFTLVSELAQEIASGVLMKQSQVRVMGANAAAEDPEKTIVLIDLVPLGGRFDYTTALSVFERFWHKQVTINPTNFGNYDVLNVLYPGLPSSPPTAPGSLNNGLSNVNDPRLHPFAADVRNQRQAKSRGIVVIIILSSVFAFVLCAGAALVIYFKLRNRNPLIEASLTPAKPEDPGSAVVGCRLESRPISTAPSFSSSIVTYKGSAKTFSLVEMERATQRFDESRIIGEGGFGRVYEGILEDGERVAVKILKRDDQQGTREFLAEVEMLSRLHHRNLVKLIGICTGEHMRCLVYELVPNGSVESHLHGSDKNIAPLDWDARLKIALGAARGLAYLHEDSSPRVIHRDFKSSNILLEHDFTPKVSDFGLARTALGEGNEHISTRVMGTFGYVAPEYALTGHLLVKSDVYSYGVVLLELLTGRKPVDMSRPPGQENLVAWACPFLTNRDGLETLIDVSLGSSIPFDSIAKVAAIASMCVQPEVDQRPFMGEVVQALKLVCNEGSEFNESRSFSRDLHIQDSEIISRASQDMDVDPVISTEQFTASARYDTLDASGSFRRYSSSGPLKVSKTEQTRERGLSTGSSSEHCGIQRFRIDSE, encoded by the exons ATGGCCCGGGAGACGGGCCGGCGCCTACGAGGGGGCGCCTGCTGTGGCGTTGTCTGtgccgtcctcgccgccgccttggtcGTCTCCGTGCTCGCGATTCGTGGAG ATCACCAGCAGTCTCGTGCACCTGGCTTCAGCCGTAAAGTTCTTCTATCCATAACAAGTGACCTTCCAGATAACAACTTGAATATACTTCATCCATCACAATTGCAAGCTCCAAGTTTTCAAAGTTTAG GAGTAACTGCAAAATTATCAGTACCAACTAGTACACGTGTTGAGAAACAGCATACTCAATATGCACCCAGTCCAACAAGCAACCATAAAG ATGAAGCTGTGTCACCATCTAAACAAGCAGTGCTGCCTGCAATGCAACCTAGTCCTCCACCTGATCATTTTTATCAGTCaccaaagagagagagatctcCATCTATACAGAGTCCAG GTCAACCTGTCCCTCCTTCCCAAATGGTTTCTCCAACTACTCAAACTGGCAATCATCATCTTCAAGAACAAGTGCCTGCAGCTTCACCATCTCTTCCAGTTCAACTGCATGTGCCTCACCCTGAAGTTGCCGTGAACACTCCAGCTTCTGCACCTTCTCTACAACAGCCAACCTTGT CATCTCAacctcctccatctcccgTTTCAATGGGCAGTCAATCAACACAGCCAGCTCCTTCACCCCGTATAAATGGCCATT CGGCTCCTTTACATACCCCTCCGACAGGCCAGGACATATTTGGAGTACCAGTTGCTTCACCTCCAGAACTGCGCAGCAAAAAGAAACCACCGCCAAATG AAGTTGTACCACCAACGCCCATCGCTCCCTCATCCAGTCAGGACAAGGATGGCATATCAGTTGCCAGACCTCCAAAGAACTTACCAAGTCACAGCAGCTCACCACCAAAAG gagcagcagcttctTCAGCAACAACACTCCATCCTGCCAACCATGGGAAGGCCAATGGCATTCCAGTTGCAGCACCTTCAAAAGGAAGGCATCGCCATTCCGTACCTGTAAATACACATCGGATGAACCATGGAGCTCCAGTTGTGGCACCTCCAAAGGGAAGGCATCACCGTTCTTTTCCTATAAATAACACATATGTAAAAG AACCACTCATTTCTCCCCAAAAGTCTCCCAGTTTCCGTGGGAGGGGACATGGCATTCCAGTCGCTGCACCTCCAAAGGAACCTTCCAGCCATTTACCGCCTGCAAATCATAAACATCACAAAG GTTCCTTTCCTGTCATAAGTCCTGCTCCGCGTAGAGCTGATAATGCTTCTGAAACAAGCCATGGGCATTCAGGTTTAGATCATAGTCCTGCTCCGGCACCTGTAGTCTTGCCTCcatcaaaaggaaaacaaggaaatCCAGCATATGCTCCGCATCAACCTCATCAATATCATTCACCTTCATATTCTCCAG AACCTGCTCTACCGCATGTGTATCCGCCTGACAGTCCTGCATTTAGAAAGCCCAGGACTGTGGCACCAGTACCAAGTCATTCcttgccaccgccacctccaaATTCAT acTGCACACCGAAATATTGTCAAGATTCCCTGACCAATAATCCTCCAGGAACAACATGTCTCTGTGTGTTGCCAATAAAAGTCGAGCTTCGTTTAGGTATAGCATTGTACACGTTCTTTACGTTGGTCTCAGAACTTGCACAAGAAATTGCATCTGGAGTTCTCATGAAACAAAGTCAAGTCCGTGTGATGGGAGCAAATGCTGCAGCTGAGGACCCTGAGAAGACAATTGTCCTTATCGATCTTGTGCCACTGGGAGGAAGATTTGACTATACAACAGCACTTTCAGTATTTGAAAGATTTTGGCACAAGCAGGTCACTATAAATCCTACAAATTTTGGCAACTATGATGTGTTAAATGTTCTTTACCCAG GTCTTCCTTCGTCACCACCAACAGCTCCTGGAAGTCTGAACAACGGTCTTAGCAATGTAAATGATCCAAGGTTACATCCATTTGCTGCTGATGTAAGAAACCAAAGACAAGCAAAAAGCAGGGGCATAGTCGTTATAATTATTCTGTCAAGTgtctttgcttttgttttatgTGCTGGAGCTGCATTGGTGATTTATTTCAAGCTTAGGAACCGCAATCCTTTAATCGAAGCATCACTTACGCCAGCAAAACCTGAAG ATCCTGGTTCTGCAGTAGTCGGCTGTAGGCTAGAAAGCAGACCTATTTCGACAGCACCATCCTTCAGCTCAAGCATAGTGACATATAAAGGATCAGCAAAAACATTTAGCTTGGTTGAGATGGAGAGAGCTACACAGAGATTTGACGAATCCCGGATAATTGGCGAGGGTGGATTTGGACGTGTTTATGAAGGTATTCTTGAGGATGGAGAACGGGTTGCTGTCAAAATTCTTAAGAGGGATGACCAGCAAGGAACCCGGGAATTTTTGGCTGAGGTTGAAATGCTTAGCCGATTGCATCACAGGAACTTGGTTAAGTTGATAGGTATATGCACAGGGGAGCATATGCGATGTTTGGTATACGAGCTGGTTCCAAATGGAAGTGTGGAATCTCACTTGCACG GATCAGATAAGAACATTGCTCCGCTTGATTGGGATGCTAGGCTTAAAATTGCACTTGGTGCAGCACGTGGTCTTGCTTATTTGCATGAAGATTCAAGTCCTCGTGTCATACATCGTGACTTCAAGTCGAGTAATATTTTGTTGGAACATGACTTCACCCCTAAGGTTTCAGACTTTGGCCTAGCAAGAACAGCTCTGGGTGAGGGGAACGAGCATATATCAACTCGTGTTATGGGAACTTTCGG GTATGTTGCTCCTGAGTATGCACTAACTGGGCATCTTCTAGTAAAGAGTGATGTCTACAGCTACGGTGTTGTCCTTCTCGAGCTTCTTACTGGGAGGAAGCCTGTAGATATGTCAAGGCCTCCAGGGCAAGAAAACTTAGTTGCTTGGGCTTGTCCTTTTCTAACAAACAGGGATGGTTTGGAAACACTTATAGATGTGTCACTTGGAAGTAGCATCCCATTTGACAGCATAGCAAAAGTAGCAGCAATTGCTTCTATGTGCGTTCAGCCTGAGGTGGATCAGCGCCCATTTATGGGGGAAGTTGTTCAAGCCTTAAAGTTGGTATGCAACGAAGGCAGTGAGTTCAATGAGTCAAGAAGCTTTAGCCGAGATTTGCATATCCAGGATTCTGAGATTATAAGCAGAGCAAGCCAGGATATGGACGTAGACCCAGTGATATCTACCGAGCAGTTCACTGCATCGGCACGTTATGATACTCTGGATGCCTCTGGTTCTTTTCGACGATATTCAAGTTCAGGTCCTCTGAAAGTCAGTAAAACTGAACAAACTCGGGAGCGAGGCTTATCAACAGGTAGCTCGAGTGAACATTGTGGTATACAAAGATTTAGGATAGATTCAGAGTAG
- the LOC100843161 gene encoding receptor-like serine/threonine-protein kinase ALE2 isoform X1, translating into MARETGRRLRGGACCGVVCAVLAAALVVSVLAIRGDHQQSRAPGFSRKVLLSITSDLPDNNLNILHPSQLQAPSFQSLGVTAKLSVPTSTRVEKQHTQYAPSPTSNHKDEAVSPSKQAVLPAMQPSPPPDHFYQSPKRERSPSIQSPGQPVPPSQMVSPTTQTGNHHLQEQVPAASPSLPVQLHVPHPEVAVNTPASAPSLQQPTLSSQPPPSPVSMGSQSTQPAPSPRINGHSAPLHTPPTGQDIFGVPVASPPELRSKKKPPPNEVVPPTPIAPSSSQDKDGISVARPPKNLPSHSSSPPKGVGPSVPPVATASPSVSVPLIRSYPPLPTDKPQAQRAAASSATTLHPANHGKANGIPVAAPSKGRHRHSVPVNTHRMNHGAPVVAPPKGRHHRSFPINNTYVKEPLISPQKSPSFRGRGHGIPVAAPPKEPSSHLPPANHKHHKGSFPVISPAPRRADNASETSHGHSGLDHSPAPAPVVLPPSKGKQGNPAYAPHQPHQYHSPSYSPEPALPHVYPPDSPAFRKPRTVAPVPSHSLPPPPPNSYCTPKYCQDSLTNNPPGTTCLCVLPIKVELRLGIALYTFFTLVSELAQEIASGVLMKQSQVRVMGANAAAEDPEKTIVLIDLVPLGGRFDYTTALSVFERFWHKQVTINPTNFGNYDVLNVLYPGLPSSPPTAPGSLNNGLSNVNDPRLHPFAADVRNQRQAKSRGIVVIIILSSVFAFVLCAGAALVIYFKLRNRNPLIEASLTPAKPEDPGSAVVGCRLESRPISTAPSFSSSIVTYKGSAKTFSLVEMERATQRFDESRIIGEGGFGRVYEGILEDGERVAVKILKRDDQQGTREFLAEVEMLSRLHHRNLVKLIGICTGEHMRCLVYELVPNGSVESHLHGSDKNIAPLDWDARLKIALGAARGLAYLHEDSSPRVIHRDFKSSNILLEHDFTPKVSDFGLARTALGEGNEHISTRVMGTFGYVAPEYALTGHLLVKSDVYSYGVVLLELLTGRKPVDMSRPPGQENLVAWACPFLTNRDGLETLIDVSLGSSIPFDSIAKVAAIASMCVQPEVDQRPFMGEVVQALKLVCNEGSEFNESRSFSRDLHIQDSEIISRASQDMDVDPVISTEQFTASARYDTLDASGSFRRYSSSGPLKVSKTEQTRERGLSTGSSSEHCGIQRFRIDSE; encoded by the exons ATGGCCCGGGAGACGGGCCGGCGCCTACGAGGGGGCGCCTGCTGTGGCGTTGTCTGtgccgtcctcgccgccgccttggtcGTCTCCGTGCTCGCGATTCGTGGAG ATCACCAGCAGTCTCGTGCACCTGGCTTCAGCCGTAAAGTTCTTCTATCCATAACAAGTGACCTTCCAGATAACAACTTGAATATACTTCATCCATCACAATTGCAAGCTCCAAGTTTTCAAAGTTTAG GAGTAACTGCAAAATTATCAGTACCAACTAGTACACGTGTTGAGAAACAGCATACTCAATATGCACCCAGTCCAACAAGCAACCATAAAG ATGAAGCTGTGTCACCATCTAAACAAGCAGTGCTGCCTGCAATGCAACCTAGTCCTCCACCTGATCATTTTTATCAGTCaccaaagagagagagatctcCATCTATACAGAGTCCAG GTCAACCTGTCCCTCCTTCCCAAATGGTTTCTCCAACTACTCAAACTGGCAATCATCATCTTCAAGAACAAGTGCCTGCAGCTTCACCATCTCTTCCAGTTCAACTGCATGTGCCTCACCCTGAAGTTGCCGTGAACACTCCAGCTTCTGCACCTTCTCTACAACAGCCAACCTTGT CATCTCAacctcctccatctcccgTTTCAATGGGCAGTCAATCAACACAGCCAGCTCCTTCACCCCGTATAAATGGCCATT CGGCTCCTTTACATACCCCTCCGACAGGCCAGGACATATTTGGAGTACCAGTTGCTTCACCTCCAGAACTGCGCAGCAAAAAGAAACCACCGCCAAATG AAGTTGTACCACCAACGCCCATCGCTCCCTCATCCAGTCAGGACAAGGATGGCATATCAGTTGCCAGACCTCCAAAGAACTTACCAAGTCACAGCAGCTCACCACCAAAAG GCGTAGGACCTTCTGTTCCTCCAGTAGCGACAGCTTCACCTTCAGTTTCTGTGCCCCTCATCAGATCTTATCCACCATTGCCCACAGATAAGCCACAAGCACAAA gagcagcagcttctTCAGCAACAACACTCCATCCTGCCAACCATGGGAAGGCCAATGGCATTCCAGTTGCAGCACCTTCAAAAGGAAGGCATCGCCATTCCGTACCTGTAAATACACATCGGATGAACCATGGAGCTCCAGTTGTGGCACCTCCAAAGGGAAGGCATCACCGTTCTTTTCCTATAAATAACACATATGTAAAAG AACCACTCATTTCTCCCCAAAAGTCTCCCAGTTTCCGTGGGAGGGGACATGGCATTCCAGTCGCTGCACCTCCAAAGGAACCTTCCAGCCATTTACCGCCTGCAAATCATAAACATCACAAAG GTTCCTTTCCTGTCATAAGTCCTGCTCCGCGTAGAGCTGATAATGCTTCTGAAACAAGCCATGGGCATTCAGGTTTAGATCATAGTCCTGCTCCGGCACCTGTAGTCTTGCCTCcatcaaaaggaaaacaaggaaatCCAGCATATGCTCCGCATCAACCTCATCAATATCATTCACCTTCATATTCTCCAG AACCTGCTCTACCGCATGTGTATCCGCCTGACAGTCCTGCATTTAGAAAGCCCAGGACTGTGGCACCAGTACCAAGTCATTCcttgccaccgccacctccaaATTCAT acTGCACACCGAAATATTGTCAAGATTCCCTGACCAATAATCCTCCAGGAACAACATGTCTCTGTGTGTTGCCAATAAAAGTCGAGCTTCGTTTAGGTATAGCATTGTACACGTTCTTTACGTTGGTCTCAGAACTTGCACAAGAAATTGCATCTGGAGTTCTCATGAAACAAAGTCAAGTCCGTGTGATGGGAGCAAATGCTGCAGCTGAGGACCCTGAGAAGACAATTGTCCTTATCGATCTTGTGCCACTGGGAGGAAGATTTGACTATACAACAGCACTTTCAGTATTTGAAAGATTTTGGCACAAGCAGGTCACTATAAATCCTACAAATTTTGGCAACTATGATGTGTTAAATGTTCTTTACCCAG GTCTTCCTTCGTCACCACCAACAGCTCCTGGAAGTCTGAACAACGGTCTTAGCAATGTAAATGATCCAAGGTTACATCCATTTGCTGCTGATGTAAGAAACCAAAGACAAGCAAAAAGCAGGGGCATAGTCGTTATAATTATTCTGTCAAGTgtctttgcttttgttttatgTGCTGGAGCTGCATTGGTGATTTATTTCAAGCTTAGGAACCGCAATCCTTTAATCGAAGCATCACTTACGCCAGCAAAACCTGAAG ATCCTGGTTCTGCAGTAGTCGGCTGTAGGCTAGAAAGCAGACCTATTTCGACAGCACCATCCTTCAGCTCAAGCATAGTGACATATAAAGGATCAGCAAAAACATTTAGCTTGGTTGAGATGGAGAGAGCTACACAGAGATTTGACGAATCCCGGATAATTGGCGAGGGTGGATTTGGACGTGTTTATGAAGGTATTCTTGAGGATGGAGAACGGGTTGCTGTCAAAATTCTTAAGAGGGATGACCAGCAAGGAACCCGGGAATTTTTGGCTGAGGTTGAAATGCTTAGCCGATTGCATCACAGGAACTTGGTTAAGTTGATAGGTATATGCACAGGGGAGCATATGCGATGTTTGGTATACGAGCTGGTTCCAAATGGAAGTGTGGAATCTCACTTGCACG GATCAGATAAGAACATTGCTCCGCTTGATTGGGATGCTAGGCTTAAAATTGCACTTGGTGCAGCACGTGGTCTTGCTTATTTGCATGAAGATTCAAGTCCTCGTGTCATACATCGTGACTTCAAGTCGAGTAATATTTTGTTGGAACATGACTTCACCCCTAAGGTTTCAGACTTTGGCCTAGCAAGAACAGCTCTGGGTGAGGGGAACGAGCATATATCAACTCGTGTTATGGGAACTTTCGG GTATGTTGCTCCTGAGTATGCACTAACTGGGCATCTTCTAGTAAAGAGTGATGTCTACAGCTACGGTGTTGTCCTTCTCGAGCTTCTTACTGGGAGGAAGCCTGTAGATATGTCAAGGCCTCCAGGGCAAGAAAACTTAGTTGCTTGGGCTTGTCCTTTTCTAACAAACAGGGATGGTTTGGAAACACTTATAGATGTGTCACTTGGAAGTAGCATCCCATTTGACAGCATAGCAAAAGTAGCAGCAATTGCTTCTATGTGCGTTCAGCCTGAGGTGGATCAGCGCCCATTTATGGGGGAAGTTGTTCAAGCCTTAAAGTTGGTATGCAACGAAGGCAGTGAGTTCAATGAGTCAAGAAGCTTTAGCCGAGATTTGCATATCCAGGATTCTGAGATTATAAGCAGAGCAAGCCAGGATATGGACGTAGACCCAGTGATATCTACCGAGCAGTTCACTGCATCGGCACGTTATGATACTCTGGATGCCTCTGGTTCTTTTCGACGATATTCAAGTTCAGGTCCTCTGAAAGTCAGTAAAACTGAACAAACTCGGGAGCGAGGCTTATCAACAGGTAGCTCGAGTGAACATTGTGGTATACAAAGATTTAGGATAGATTCAGAGTAG
- the LOC100843161 gene encoding receptor-like serine/threonine-protein kinase ALE2 isoform X2 produces MARETGRRLRGGACCGVVCAVLAAALVVSVLAIRGDHQQSRAPGFSRKVLLSITSDLPDNNLNILHPSQLQAPSFQSLGVTAKLSVPTSTRVEKQHTQYAPSPTSNHKDEAVSPSKQAVLPAMQPSPPPDHFYQSPKRERSPSIQSPGQPVPPSQMVSPTTQTGNHHLQEQVPAASPSLPVQLHVPHPEVAVNTPASAPSLQQPTLSSQPPPSPVSMGSQSTQPAPSPRINGHSAPLHTPPTGQDIFGVPVASPPELRSKKKPPPNEVVPPTPIAPSSSQDKDGISVARPPKNLPSHSSSPPKGVGPSVPPVATASPSVSVPLIRSYPPLPTDKPQAQRAAASSATTLHPANHGKANGIPVAAPSKGRHRHSVPVNTHRMNHGAPVVAPPKEPLISPQKSPSFRGRGHGIPVAAPPKEPSSHLPPANHKHHKGSFPVISPAPRRADNASETSHGHSGLDHSPAPAPVVLPPSKGKQGNPAYAPHQPHQYHSPSYSPEPALPHVYPPDSPAFRKPRTVAPVPSHSLPPPPPNSYCTPKYCQDSLTNNPPGTTCLCVLPIKVELRLGIALYTFFTLVSELAQEIASGVLMKQSQVRVMGANAAAEDPEKTIVLIDLVPLGGRFDYTTALSVFERFWHKQVTINPTNFGNYDVLNVLYPGLPSSPPTAPGSLNNGLSNVNDPRLHPFAADVRNQRQAKSRGIVVIIILSSVFAFVLCAGAALVIYFKLRNRNPLIEASLTPAKPEDPGSAVVGCRLESRPISTAPSFSSSIVTYKGSAKTFSLVEMERATQRFDESRIIGEGGFGRVYEGILEDGERVAVKILKRDDQQGTREFLAEVEMLSRLHHRNLVKLIGICTGEHMRCLVYELVPNGSVESHLHGSDKNIAPLDWDARLKIALGAARGLAYLHEDSSPRVIHRDFKSSNILLEHDFTPKVSDFGLARTALGEGNEHISTRVMGTFGYVAPEYALTGHLLVKSDVYSYGVVLLELLTGRKPVDMSRPPGQENLVAWACPFLTNRDGLETLIDVSLGSSIPFDSIAKVAAIASMCVQPEVDQRPFMGEVVQALKLVCNEGSEFNESRSFSRDLHIQDSEIISRASQDMDVDPVISTEQFTASARYDTLDASGSFRRYSSSGPLKVSKTEQTRERGLSTGSSSEHCGIQRFRIDSE; encoded by the exons ATGGCCCGGGAGACGGGCCGGCGCCTACGAGGGGGCGCCTGCTGTGGCGTTGTCTGtgccgtcctcgccgccgccttggtcGTCTCCGTGCTCGCGATTCGTGGAG ATCACCAGCAGTCTCGTGCACCTGGCTTCAGCCGTAAAGTTCTTCTATCCATAACAAGTGACCTTCCAGATAACAACTTGAATATACTTCATCCATCACAATTGCAAGCTCCAAGTTTTCAAAGTTTAG GAGTAACTGCAAAATTATCAGTACCAACTAGTACACGTGTTGAGAAACAGCATACTCAATATGCACCCAGTCCAACAAGCAACCATAAAG ATGAAGCTGTGTCACCATCTAAACAAGCAGTGCTGCCTGCAATGCAACCTAGTCCTCCACCTGATCATTTTTATCAGTCaccaaagagagagagatctcCATCTATACAGAGTCCAG GTCAACCTGTCCCTCCTTCCCAAATGGTTTCTCCAACTACTCAAACTGGCAATCATCATCTTCAAGAACAAGTGCCTGCAGCTTCACCATCTCTTCCAGTTCAACTGCATGTGCCTCACCCTGAAGTTGCCGTGAACACTCCAGCTTCTGCACCTTCTCTACAACAGCCAACCTTGT CATCTCAacctcctccatctcccgTTTCAATGGGCAGTCAATCAACACAGCCAGCTCCTTCACCCCGTATAAATGGCCATT CGGCTCCTTTACATACCCCTCCGACAGGCCAGGACATATTTGGAGTACCAGTTGCTTCACCTCCAGAACTGCGCAGCAAAAAGAAACCACCGCCAAATG AAGTTGTACCACCAACGCCCATCGCTCCCTCATCCAGTCAGGACAAGGATGGCATATCAGTTGCCAGACCTCCAAAGAACTTACCAAGTCACAGCAGCTCACCACCAAAAG GCGTAGGACCTTCTGTTCCTCCAGTAGCGACAGCTTCACCTTCAGTTTCTGTGCCCCTCATCAGATCTTATCCACCATTGCCCACAGATAAGCCACAAGCACAAA gagcagcagcttctTCAGCAACAACACTCCATCCTGCCAACCATGGGAAGGCCAATGGCATTCCAGTTGCAGCACCTTCAAAAGGAAGGCATCGCCATTCCGTACCTGTAAATACACATCGGATGAACCATGGAGCTCCAGTTGTGGCACCTCCAAAGG AACCACTCATTTCTCCCCAAAAGTCTCCCAGTTTCCGTGGGAGGGGACATGGCATTCCAGTCGCTGCACCTCCAAAGGAACCTTCCAGCCATTTACCGCCTGCAAATCATAAACATCACAAAG GTTCCTTTCCTGTCATAAGTCCTGCTCCGCGTAGAGCTGATAATGCTTCTGAAACAAGCCATGGGCATTCAGGTTTAGATCATAGTCCTGCTCCGGCACCTGTAGTCTTGCCTCcatcaaaaggaaaacaaggaaatCCAGCATATGCTCCGCATCAACCTCATCAATATCATTCACCTTCATATTCTCCAG AACCTGCTCTACCGCATGTGTATCCGCCTGACAGTCCTGCATTTAGAAAGCCCAGGACTGTGGCACCAGTACCAAGTCATTCcttgccaccgccacctccaaATTCAT acTGCACACCGAAATATTGTCAAGATTCCCTGACCAATAATCCTCCAGGAACAACATGTCTCTGTGTGTTGCCAATAAAAGTCGAGCTTCGTTTAGGTATAGCATTGTACACGTTCTTTACGTTGGTCTCAGAACTTGCACAAGAAATTGCATCTGGAGTTCTCATGAAACAAAGTCAAGTCCGTGTGATGGGAGCAAATGCTGCAGCTGAGGACCCTGAGAAGACAATTGTCCTTATCGATCTTGTGCCACTGGGAGGAAGATTTGACTATACAACAGCACTTTCAGTATTTGAAAGATTTTGGCACAAGCAGGTCACTATAAATCCTACAAATTTTGGCAACTATGATGTGTTAAATGTTCTTTACCCAG GTCTTCCTTCGTCACCACCAACAGCTCCTGGAAGTCTGAACAACGGTCTTAGCAATGTAAATGATCCAAGGTTACATCCATTTGCTGCTGATGTAAGAAACCAAAGACAAGCAAAAAGCAGGGGCATAGTCGTTATAATTATTCTGTCAAGTgtctttgcttttgttttatgTGCTGGAGCTGCATTGGTGATTTATTTCAAGCTTAGGAACCGCAATCCTTTAATCGAAGCATCACTTACGCCAGCAAAACCTGAAG ATCCTGGTTCTGCAGTAGTCGGCTGTAGGCTAGAAAGCAGACCTATTTCGACAGCACCATCCTTCAGCTCAAGCATAGTGACATATAAAGGATCAGCAAAAACATTTAGCTTGGTTGAGATGGAGAGAGCTACACAGAGATTTGACGAATCCCGGATAATTGGCGAGGGTGGATTTGGACGTGTTTATGAAGGTATTCTTGAGGATGGAGAACGGGTTGCTGTCAAAATTCTTAAGAGGGATGACCAGCAAGGAACCCGGGAATTTTTGGCTGAGGTTGAAATGCTTAGCCGATTGCATCACAGGAACTTGGTTAAGTTGATAGGTATATGCACAGGGGAGCATATGCGATGTTTGGTATACGAGCTGGTTCCAAATGGAAGTGTGGAATCTCACTTGCACG GATCAGATAAGAACATTGCTCCGCTTGATTGGGATGCTAGGCTTAAAATTGCACTTGGTGCAGCACGTGGTCTTGCTTATTTGCATGAAGATTCAAGTCCTCGTGTCATACATCGTGACTTCAAGTCGAGTAATATTTTGTTGGAACATGACTTCACCCCTAAGGTTTCAGACTTTGGCCTAGCAAGAACAGCTCTGGGTGAGGGGAACGAGCATATATCAACTCGTGTTATGGGAACTTTCGG GTATGTTGCTCCTGAGTATGCACTAACTGGGCATCTTCTAGTAAAGAGTGATGTCTACAGCTACGGTGTTGTCCTTCTCGAGCTTCTTACTGGGAGGAAGCCTGTAGATATGTCAAGGCCTCCAGGGCAAGAAAACTTAGTTGCTTGGGCTTGTCCTTTTCTAACAAACAGGGATGGTTTGGAAACACTTATAGATGTGTCACTTGGAAGTAGCATCCCATTTGACAGCATAGCAAAAGTAGCAGCAATTGCTTCTATGTGCGTTCAGCCTGAGGTGGATCAGCGCCCATTTATGGGGGAAGTTGTTCAAGCCTTAAAGTTGGTATGCAACGAAGGCAGTGAGTTCAATGAGTCAAGAAGCTTTAGCCGAGATTTGCATATCCAGGATTCTGAGATTATAAGCAGAGCAAGCCAGGATATGGACGTAGACCCAGTGATATCTACCGAGCAGTTCACTGCATCGGCACGTTATGATACTCTGGATGCCTCTGGTTCTTTTCGACGATATTCAAGTTCAGGTCCTCTGAAAGTCAGTAAAACTGAACAAACTCGGGAGCGAGGCTTATCAACAGGTAGCTCGAGTGAACATTGTGGTATACAAAGATTTAGGATAGATTCAGAGTAG